A single region of the Brachypodium distachyon strain Bd21 chromosome 3, Brachypodium_distachyon_v3.0, whole genome shotgun sequence genome encodes:
- the LOC112271414 gene encoding uncharacterized protein LOC112271414: MPLAFRHPRRAANPAFSREKAAEWASQMVGPYNSVEHRAYVDTISEGGCHNVVAACFDDSVPMRPDPKFGKLIKAGERYSRLATPSMIAVGSHLRDTCGKVKPQVVLGLGVPVAPMPKIPRPLSSRKRKAPSLDLADVAESRSPLRESMDMHLAGKIDIEKICLRRLTSVQFSPRGPGFSLWWIPPRKLAARVFRCSLWLVGLSRRSFLPPVRGLGRLMLPRPSPRFRRRERCFRGPREE; encoded by the exons ATGCCCTTGGCCTTTCGTCACCCACGCCGCGCGGCTAACC CGGCTTTCTCTCGAGAGAAGGCGGCTGAGTGGGCTTCCCAGATGGTCGGGCCATACAACTCGGTGGAGCATCGGGCCTACGTCGATACCATCAGCGAGGGAGGATGCCACAACGTCGTGGCGGCGTGCTTCGACGACTCGGTACCGATGCGCCCGGATCCCAAGTTCGGGAAGCTCAtcaaggccggcgagcggTACTCTCGTCTTGCGACTCCGTCGATGATCGccgttggttctcacctcagAGATACTTGTGGCAAGGTGAAGCCTCAGGTCGTGCTTGGGTTGGGTGTGCCGGTGGCCCCAATGCCCAAGATCCCTCGTCCTCTGAGTTcacgcaagaggaaggctccttCTCTTGACCTAGCCGACGTGGCTGAGTCGAGGTCTCCCTTGAGAGAGTCCATGGACATGCACCTAGCCGGGAAGATCGACATTGAGAAGATCTGCCTCCGTCGCCTCACGAGCGTGCAGTTTTCTCCCAGAGGACCGGGCTTCAGCTTGTGGTGGATACCTCCTCGGAAGCTAGCGGCACGGGTGTTCCGGTGTTCTCTTTGGCTCGTGGGCCTGTCGAGGAGGAGCTTCCTGCCACCA gtaCGGGGCCTGGGGCGCCTGATGctcccgaggccgagcccCCGattccggaggagggagaggtgcTTCCGAGGACCGAGGGAGGAGTGA
- the LOC100840636 gene encoding zinc finger CCCH domain-containing protein 15, whose product MSDGGGSGGGEPGAGGAAPVCNFVRKPPKNIRKRPAASDDEGGGDDSGAIAAARSKKPPSTTSKLFFSSAEASSEPRRFQFESSRTIQSSTDSRATATLETETAYDRDARAIRERQLKQAEESLKKNPSASSSSSGEVYKGIHGYTDHKAGFRREHTVSGEKAGGAHGPLRASAHIRLSTRFDYQPDICKDYKETGYCGYGDSCKFMHDRGDYKSGWQLEKEWDEAEKARKRRIAMRGEDGSDGEAEDDDSDDEEALPFACYICREPFVDPVVTKCKHYFCEHCALKHHSKNKKCFVCNKPTLGIFNAAQEIRKKMAQDKKQQNL is encoded by the exons ATGTCcgacggtggcggcagcggcggcggcgagcccggggccggcggcgccgcgccggTGTGCAACTTTGTTCGCAAGCCACCGAAGAATATTCGGAAGCgtcccgccgcctccgacgacGAAGGCGGTGGCGACGACTCCGGTGCCATCGCGGCCGCGCGCTCCAAGAAGCCGCCGTCGACTACCAGcaagctcttcttctcctccgccgaAGCCTCCTCCGAACCCCGCCGGTTCCAGTTCGAGTCGTCCAGGACGATCCAGTCTTCCACGGACAGCCGCGCCACCGCCACGCTCGAGACGGAGACGGCGTACGACCGTGACGCCCGCGCTATCCGCGAGCGCCAGCTCAAGCAGGCCGAGGAGTCCCTTAAGAAGAacccctccgcctcctcctcttcctccgggGAGGTCTACAAGGGGATCCACGGGTACACGGATCACAAGGCCGGATTCCGGCGGGAGCACACGGTGTCCGGAGAGAAGGCCGGCGGTGCGCACGGCCCTCTGCGGGCATCAGCGCACATCCGCCTCTCCACGCGGTTTGACTACCAGCCCGACATTTGCAAGGATTACAAGGAGACGGGGTACTGTGGCTACGGCGATTCCTGCAAGTTTATGCATGACAGAGGTGACTACAAGTCCGGGTGGCAGCTTGAGAAGGAATGGGACGAGGCTGAGAAGGCCCGAAAACGGCGCATTGCGATGCGTGGTGAGGATGGGAGTGATGGTGAGGCGGAGGATGATGATAGCGATGATGAGGAGGCCCTGCCCTTTGCCTGCTATATATGCAGGGAGCCATTTGTTGATCCGGTGGTCACAAAATGCAAACATTATTTCTGTGAGCACTGTGCATTGAAG CATCActcgaagaacaagaagtgcTTCGTCTGCAACAAACCAACGCTTGGCATCTTCAACGCAGCCCAGGAGATCCGCAAGAAGATGGCCCAAGACAAGAAGCAGCAGAACCTTTGA